The following are encoded together in the Methylorubrum sp. B1-46 genome:
- a CDS encoding transglutaminase family protein, which yields MRFKLGCSLAYEVKSPTTFIFNVEVAHLLSLDIVGESLTLSPDLARRVYVHPDQKNRYLGVNVKPGPFSLDYNAEVALSVTRADPATIGETPVSELPLDILPFLLPSRFVSSDRLTPFAQAEFGALPKGHERVNAICNWIHDHIAYQRGASDAETTADETLLKRAGVCRDFAHLGTAFCRALGIPARFVSCYAYGLVPRDFHAVFEAYLDGRWWLFDATRQAHLDGLVRIGVGRDAAEIAFSTPFGAMEPTGMEIRIDRADGGPEPAQRTVDAISTEAPAPHAGAV from the coding sequence GTGCGCTTCAAGCTCGGCTGCAGCCTCGCCTACGAGGTAAAGAGTCCGACTACCTTCATCTTCAATGTCGAGGTTGCGCATCTGCTAAGCCTCGACATCGTCGGCGAGAGCCTGACTCTGTCGCCCGATCTCGCGCGCCGGGTTTACGTCCATCCCGATCAGAAGAACCGCTATCTCGGCGTGAACGTGAAGCCTGGGCCGTTCTCCCTCGACTACAATGCCGAGGTCGCGCTCAGCGTGACCCGCGCCGATCCGGCGACCATCGGTGAAACGCCGGTCTCCGAACTGCCGCTCGATATCTTGCCCTTCCTTCTGCCGAGCCGCTTCGTCTCCTCCGATCGGCTGACGCCTTTCGCTCAGGCCGAGTTCGGCGCGCTCCCGAAGGGGCACGAGCGGGTCAACGCGATCTGCAACTGGATCCACGACCACATCGCGTACCAGCGCGGCGCCAGCGATGCCGAGACGACCGCCGACGAGACGCTGCTCAAGCGGGCGGGCGTCTGCCGCGACTTCGCCCACCTCGGAACCGCCTTCTGCCGGGCGCTCGGCATCCCGGCGCGCTTCGTCAGCTGCTACGCCTACGGTCTCGTGCCGCGCGACTTCCACGCTGTGTTCGAGGCCTATCTCGACGGACGCTGGTGGCTGTTCGATGCGACGCGCCAAGCCCATCTCGACGGGCTGGTGCGGATCGGTGTCGGACGGGACGCTGCCGAGATTGCCTTCTCGACGCCCTTCGGCGCGATGGAGCCGACCGGCATGGAAATCCGCATCGACCGGGCCGATGGCGGTCCGGAGCCGGCACAGCGGACGGTCGATGCCATCTCGACTGAGGCGCCGGCCCCGCATGCCGGCGCTGTGTGA